The following are from one region of the Cloacibacterium sp. TD35 genome:
- a CDS encoding 2Fe-2S iron-sulfur cluster-binding protein, with product MNHFYTLKVARIQKVTNEAVKITFEIPSTIQDKFKFKQGQYLNLKFNFGEEEFRRSYSIIDAPSENSQTLSILVKQMENGTISTYLNQNLKENDEVEVQQPMGNFCTNYHASNHKNYVGIAAGSGISPVLSNLKEALFQEPNAKVLLFFGNKDSQNILLKEELDALKEQFPERFQVTYILSREPQEDALFEGRITIEKLGQLLDKNFEIKPEDSTFFICGPTEMIKSTSDFLKKERKVPALQVLYEYFSAPDDEDNAEMSEEFKKIPNLESFVTLIIDDDEYSIHLNSKKESILDKALKENLPVPFACKGGVCCTCKAQVMEGEVFMEKNFALTEDEVARGFVLTCQCHPTTNIVMLNYDV from the coding sequence ATGAACCATTTTTATACATTAAAAGTAGCTAGAATTCAGAAGGTTACAAATGAAGCGGTAAAAATTACCTTCGAAATACCTTCTACAATACAAGATAAATTTAAATTTAAACAGGGGCAATATCTTAACCTCAAGTTTAATTTTGGTGAAGAAGAGTTTCGCCGTTCCTATTCTATCATAGATGCTCCTTCAGAAAATTCTCAAACGCTTTCCATTTTAGTTAAACAGATGGAAAACGGTACTATTTCTACCTATCTTAATCAAAATCTTAAAGAAAATGATGAGGTAGAAGTGCAACAACCTATGGGAAACTTCTGTACGAATTATCACGCGTCTAATCACAAAAACTATGTAGGAATAGCAGCAGGAAGCGGTATTTCTCCAGTTTTGTCTAATCTCAAAGAAGCATTATTTCAAGAGCCAAATGCTAAAGTTTTATTGTTTTTTGGCAATAAAGACTCTCAAAATATTTTACTCAAAGAAGAATTAGATGCCTTGAAAGAGCAATTCCCAGAGAGATTTCAGGTTACGTATATTTTGAGTAGAGAGCCACAAGAAGATGCTCTTTTTGAAGGAAGAATCACTATTGAAAAGCTAGGCCAACTTTTAGATAAAAATTTCGAAATAAAACCAGAAGATTCTACGTTTTTCATTTGTGGACCAACCGAAATGATTAAGTCCACTTCGGATTTTCTGAAAAAAGAAAGAAAAGTTCCTGCATTGCAGGTTTTATATGAATATTTCTCTGCTCCAGATGATGAAGATAATGCAGAAATGAGCGAGGAATTCAAGAAAATACCCAACTTAGAAAGTTTTGTAACGCTGATTATAGATGATGATGAGTATTCTATTCATCTCAATTCTAAAAAAGAAAGTATTTTAGATAAAGCATTGAAAGAAAACTTACCAGTTCCGTTTGCATGTAAAGGCGGTGTTTGTTGCACCTGCAAAGCTCAAGTGATGGAAGGTGAGGTTTTTATGGAAAAAAACTTTGCGCTTACCGAAGACGAAGTCGCAAGAGGTTTTGTATTAACTTGTCAGTGTCACCCTACTACCAATATTGTTATGCTGAACTATGATGTATAA
- a CDS encoding zinc metalloprotease: MKKLLFGVMALGMLAACNTTEETASLSESTARTATASRKACPSEEIRANLLKSDAGARARYAALEAKTEKFIQAKKLGRVLADGTVEIPVVVNLLYRTTAENLSDARIAEQINVLNKDFGATNSDVSKIPAEFTSVAAGDTKVRFRLVKTVRKSTKTRSWRTNDAMKKTSSGGIDATDPTQYFNIWVVGDMGSILGYATFPESAGLWNDGVVLAAPYTGVTGATAPYNLGRTATHEVGHYLNLRHIWGDATCGNDFVADTPTQTGSNGGSPSYPLYNTCGGVQRSVMFMNYMDYVYDSAMYMFSAGQRDRMQAVVAAGGVRAGLRNL; this comes from the coding sequence ATGAAGAAATTATTATTCGGAGTTATGGCGCTAGGAATGTTAGCTGCATGTAACACAACTGAGGAAACTGCTAGCTTATCAGAAAGCACAGCTAGAACTGCAACTGCCTCTAGAAAGGCTTGTCCTTCTGAAGAAATCAGAGCAAACTTATTAAAAAGTGATGCTGGCGCAAGAGCTAGATACGCTGCCCTAGAAGCGAAAACTGAAAAATTCATCCAAGCTAAGAAATTAGGAAGAGTATTAGCTGATGGAACTGTAGAAATCCCTGTGGTTGTAAATTTACTTTACAGAACTACTGCAGAAAATTTATCAGACGCTAGAATCGCAGAACAAATTAACGTTCTTAACAAAGATTTTGGAGCAACAAACTCAGACGTTAGTAAAATTCCAGCAGAATTTACTTCAGTAGCTGCAGGTGATACTAAAGTAAGATTCAGACTAGTGAAAACTGTTAGAAAATCTACTAAGACAAGATCATGGAGAACTAATGACGCAATGAAAAAAACTTCATCTGGAGGAATTGACGCTACAGATCCAACACAATATTTCAACATTTGGGTTGTAGGTGATATGGGAAGCATCTTAGGATATGCTACTTTCCCAGAATCTGCTGGTCTATGGAATGATGGTGTTGTATTAGCTGCTCCATACACAGGTGTAACTGGTGCAACCGCTCCTTATAACCTAGGTAGAACTGCAACTCACGAAGTAGGTCACTATTTAAACCTTCGTCATATCTGGGGAGATGCAACTTGTGGAAACGATTTCGTAGCTGACACTCCTACTCAAACTGGTTCTAATGGTGGATCACCAAGCTATCCTTTATACAATACATGTGGTGGTGTACAAAGATCTGTTATGTTCATGAACTATATGGATTATGTATATGACTCTGCTATGTATATGTTCTCTGCAGGCCAAAGAGACAGAATGCAAGCTGTAGTAGCT
- the paaB gene encoding 1,2-phenylacetyl-CoA epoxidase subunit PaaB, with product MSNLDMWEVFIQTKPGLSHKHAGTVQAPTAELALQNARDVYTRRGEGTSIWVVPSKYVVTSEGIDKEAFFDPADDKLYRHPTFYQIPNDVKNM from the coding sequence ATGAGCAATTTAGATATGTGGGAAGTTTTTATCCAAACCAAACCAGGACTTTCTCATAAACACGCAGGAACGGTTCAAGCGCCAACTGCAGAACTGGCACTTCAAAACGCTAGAGACGTTTATACAAGACGCGGAGAAGGAACTTCTATTTGGGTAGTTCCCAGCAAATATGTGGTAACAAGTGAAGGGATAGACAAAGAAGCATTCTTTGATCCTGCAGATGATAAACTCTATCGTCATCCTACTTTTTACCAAATTCCTAATGATGTGAAGAATATGTAA
- the paaA gene encoding 1,2-phenylacetyl-CoA epoxidase subunit PaaA: protein MDTEKFLQYVQAENKVEPKDMMPEDYRKLLVRQISQHAHSEVVGMLPEANWITRAPSLRRKMALLAKIQDEAGHGLYLYAATETLNNGEIAADRDSTYNDMLSGKAKYSSIFNYPALSWADIGAIGWLVDGAAIMNQVMLMGNSYGPYSRAMLRICKEESFHQRQGYEILMTLCRGTKEQKQLAQDALDRFWWPALMMFGPNDDASPNSQKSMNYRVKRESNDSLRQRFVDVTVPQAEFLGLKVPDKNLKWNEETQHYDFGDLPWDEFNEILKGNGPCNKKRLETKRKAQAENAWVKEAAITYAAKVSENSTQTQP from the coding sequence ATGGATACAGAAAAATTTTTACAATACGTTCAAGCCGAAAATAAGGTAGAACCCAAAGATATGATGCCAGAAGATTACAGAAAACTTCTGGTAAGACAGATTTCGCAACATGCTCATTCTGAAGTAGTCGGAATGTTACCAGAAGCCAATTGGATTACCAGGGCGCCAAGTTTGAGAAGAAAAATGGCACTTTTGGCAAAAATTCAAGACGAGGCAGGTCACGGTTTGTACTTATATGCCGCTACAGAAACGCTGAACAACGGAGAAATAGCCGCAGACAGAGATTCTACTTATAATGATATGCTTTCTGGAAAAGCCAAATATTCTAGTATTTTTAATTATCCAGCATTAAGTTGGGCAGATATTGGAGCGATTGGCTGGTTGGTAGACGGTGCTGCCATTATGAATCAAGTAATGTTGATGGGAAATTCTTACGGTCCTTATTCCAGAGCTATGCTCAGAATTTGTAAAGAAGAATCTTTTCACCAAAGACAAGGCTACGAAATTCTGATGACGCTTTGCCGTGGGACCAAAGAACAGAAACAATTGGCTCAAGATGCATTAGATAGATTTTGGTGGCCAGCTTTGATGATGTTCGGTCCGAATGATGATGCTTCTCCTAATTCTCAAAAATCAATGAATTACCGAGTAAAAAGAGAAAGTAACGATTCACTCCGCCAAAGATTTGTAGATGTTACCGTTCCTCAAGCAGAGTTTTTAGGACTGAAAGTTCCAGATAAAAATTTAAAATGGAACGAAGAAACACAGCACTATGATTTTGGCGATTTACCTTGGGATGAATTTAATGAAATCTTAAAAGGAAACGGACCGTGCAATAAAAAACGCCTCGAAACCAAAAGAAAAGCACAAGCAGAAAACGCTTGGGTAAAAGAAGCTGCAATTACGTATGCTGCAAAAGTTTCTGAAAATTCTACTCAAACTCAACCTTAA
- the clpB gene encoding ATP-dependent chaperone ClpB, producing MNLNQYTTKSQEAIQKAQQIALDFGHQSIEPQHLLEGILQVDENISAFLMKKSEADLNLIREKNREALEKLPKVEGGNIYLSQSANKILLDAPNIAKKMGDEYVTIEHLWLSLLDVNSEVSKILKDSGVTKNSLETAIKELRKGSKATSASSEETYQSLNKYAKNFNELAAEGKLDPVIGRDEEIRRVLQILSRRNKNNPILIGEPGVGKTAIAEGIAHRIISGDVPENLMDKTIYSLDMGALIAGAKYKGEFEERLKSVVNEVIKSDGQIILFIDEIHTLVGAGGGEGAMDAANILKPALARGELRAVGATTLNEYQKYFEKDKALERRFQKVMVEEPDTESAISILRGIKDKYEAHHKVRIKDEAIIAAVEMSQRYISDRFLPDKAIDLIDEASAKLRMEINSKPEELDVLDRKLMQLEIELAAISREKNELKINHLKEDIAKIQEQRNEIHAKWLGEKQKSEDLTAIKKEIESLKLEAERASRVGDYAKVAEIQYGKLREKEEDLKKLELEMQNHQNELIKEEVTAENISEVIAKWTGIPVTKLLQSEREKLLNLETELHHRVVGQEEATTAVADAIRRNRAGLNDEKKPIGSFLFLGTTGVGKTELAKALAEFLFDDENNMTRIDMSEYQERHSVSRLVGAPPGYVGYDEGGQLTEAVRRRPYSVVLLDEIEKAHPDVFNTLLQVLDDGRLTDNKGRVVNFKNSIIIMTSNLGSHIIQERFDAAQRDKDDNIDFETLEATKEEVFGLLKQSLRPEFLNRIDEVVLFQPLSKSEIGKIVNFQLRGFNQMLEKRNIILTATEDALKYLTNKGYDPVFGARPLKRVLQQEVLNRLSKEILAGKINDGDRITLDYFEESGLVFRPVEI from the coding sequence ATGAACTTAAACCAATATACCACAAAATCACAAGAAGCCATTCAAAAAGCACAACAAATTGCGCTGGATTTTGGCCATCAAAGCATTGAACCACAACATTTATTAGAAGGTATTCTTCAAGTAGATGAAAATATTTCTGCTTTCTTAATGAAAAAATCAGAAGCAGACCTTAATCTTATAAGAGAAAAAAACCGTGAAGCTTTAGAAAAACTTCCAAAAGTAGAAGGTGGAAACATTTATCTTTCTCAATCAGCAAATAAAATTCTATTAGACGCTCCAAATATTGCCAAAAAAATGGGCGATGAATACGTAACCATTGAGCATCTTTGGCTTTCACTTTTAGATGTAAATTCTGAAGTTTCTAAAATTTTGAAAGATTCTGGAGTGACTAAAAACTCATTAGAAACCGCTATCAAAGAATTGAGAAAAGGAAGCAAAGCAACTTCGGCAAGTTCAGAAGAAACCTATCAAAGTTTAAATAAATATGCTAAAAATTTCAACGAGCTCGCCGCAGAAGGAAAACTAGACCCTGTAATTGGTAGAGACGAAGAAATAAGAAGAGTTTTACAAATTTTATCAAGAAGAAACAAAAACAACCCAATTCTGATTGGTGAACCAGGTGTAGGTAAAACCGCTATTGCAGAAGGAATTGCTCACAGAATCATTAGTGGTGATGTTCCTGAAAACCTAATGGATAAAACCATTTATTCACTAGATATGGGCGCATTAATTGCTGGTGCAAAATACAAAGGTGAATTCGAGGAGCGTTTGAAATCTGTAGTGAATGAAGTCATCAAAAGTGATGGACAAATCATTCTCTTCATCGATGAAATTCACACTTTAGTAGGAGCTGGTGGTGGAGAAGGCGCAATGGATGCTGCTAATATTTTAAAACCCGCACTAGCAAGAGGAGAACTCAGAGCAGTGGGCGCAACTACTTTAAACGAATATCAAAAATATTTTGAAAAAGATAAAGCTTTAGAAAGACGTTTCCAAAAAGTAATGGTAGAAGAACCAGACACAGAATCTGCGATTTCTATCTTGAGAGGAATTAAAGATAAGTACGAAGCGCATCATAAAGTAAGAATAAAAGACGAAGCCATTATTGCTGCTGTAGAAATGTCTCAAAGATATATTTCAGACAGATTTTTACCAGATAAAGCCATCGATTTAATAGATGAAGCTTCAGCAAAACTGAGAATGGAAATCAATTCTAAACCTGAAGAATTAGATGTTCTTGACAGAAAATTAATGCAGTTAGAAATAGAACTCGCAGCAATTTCTAGAGAGAAAAATGAATTGAAAATCAATCATCTGAAAGAAGATATTGCAAAAATTCAGGAACAAAGAAACGAAATTCATGCAAAATGGCTTGGCGAAAAACAAAAATCAGAAGATTTAACCGCCATTAAAAAAGAAATAGAATCTCTGAAATTAGAAGCAGAAAGAGCTTCCAGAGTTGGTGATTACGCAAAAGTTGCCGAAATACAATACGGTAAACTCAGAGAAAAAGAGGAAGATTTGAAAAAATTAGAACTCGAAATGCAAAATCATCAGAATGAACTTATCAAAGAAGAGGTAACCGCCGAAAACATTTCAGAAGTCATTGCAAAATGGACTGGGATCCCAGTTACCAAATTACTTCAATCTGAAAGAGAAAAATTACTAAATCTAGAAACCGAACTCCACCACAGAGTAGTAGGTCAAGAAGAAGCTACCACTGCAGTTGCAGATGCCATTAGAAGAAATAGAGCAGGATTAAATGACGAGAAAAAACCTATCGGAAGTTTCCTATTCCTTGGAACCACTGGCGTTGGTAAAACAGAATTGGCAAAAGCTTTGGCAGAATTCCTATTCGACGATGAGAACAACATGACCAGAATAGACATGAGTGAATATCAAGAAAGACACTCAGTTTCTAGATTAGTTGGTGCGCCTCCAGGTTATGTAGGTTATGACGAAGGTGGGCAATTAACCGAAGCCGTAAGAAGAAGACCGTATTCTGTGGTGCTTTTGGACGAAATAGAAAAAGCGCATCCAGATGTTTTCAATACGCTTTTACAAGTTTTAGACGATGGAAGATTAACCGATAATAAAGGACGAGTGGTGAATTTTAAAAATTCTATCATTATTATGACTTCCAACCTTGGTTCGCATATTATTCAGGAACGTTTTGACGCTGCACAGCGCGACAAAGATGACAATATCGATTTTGAAACTTTAGAAGCAACCAAAGAAGAAGTTTTCGGACTATTGAAACAATCTCTTCGTCCTGAATTTTTAAACAGAATAGATGAAGTGGTGCTTTTCCAACCGTTAAGCAAATCAGAAATTGGTAAAATCGTAAATTTCCAATTAAGAGGATTTAATCAAATGCTAGAAAAGAGAAACATCATCTTAACTGCAACCGAAGATGCTTTAAAATATCTAACGAACAAAGGTTATGACCCAGTTTTTGGAGCTAGACCACTGAAGAGAGTTCTTCAACAAGAAGTGCTCAACAGATTGTCTAAAGAAATTCTAGCCGGGAAAATAAATGATGGCGACAGAATTACTCTAGATTATTTCGAAGAGAGCGGGCTGGTTTTTCGACCAGTTGAAATATAA
- a CDS encoding TetR/AcrR family transcriptional regulator gives MKHLTPRQQEILNVALDLFHKRGYADTSMRDIAEVMNVKAASLYAHIKSKEEIMEWICEDVRNRLMQKNAEINTPGLSYVDKIRILVTNHLEAMFYNVKSYDVFFTNIYRLKVDFKEQNKYFQIIISYRDFSGQIIKNYLTSLGVKDDDELELTTKLALSVLNNVYRHIPEENFDLKKHYHFLSSMLLYGAIGKK, from the coding sequence ATGAAACATCTCACCCCTAGGCAACAGGAGATACTTAATGTAGCTCTTGATTTGTTCCACAAAAGAGGTTATGCAGATACCTCAATGAGAGATATTGCAGAAGTGATGAATGTAAAAGCTGCATCACTTTATGCTCACATTAAGTCAAAAGAAGAAATAATGGAGTGGATTTGTGAAGATGTACGTAACAGACTTATGCAGAAAAACGCTGAGATTAATACTCCAGGTTTGTCATATGTAGATAAAATAAGGATATTGGTAACCAATCATTTAGAGGCTATGTTCTATAATGTAAAATCCTATGATGTTTTTTTTACCAATATTTATAGATTAAAAGTAGATTTTAAAGAACAAAACAAATATTTTCAAATCATTATTTCTTACAGAGATTTTTCTGGTCAAATAATTAAAAATTACTTAACCTCTCTAGGAGTAAAAGATGATGATGAATTAGAATTAACTACTAAGCTCGCCCTAAGTGTTTTAAATAATGTGTATAGGCATATTCCAGAAGAAAATTTTGATTTAAAAAAACACTACCATTTTCTCTCAAGTATGCTACTTTATGGCGCTATTGGGAAAAAATAA